A region from the Serinibacter arcticus genome encodes:
- a CDS encoding RICIN domain-containing protein: MPRTQTRTRVLARTSAVVAAIALAATTAVSAAAYTPTGGTLYQLPDTADCLKGRGNCAVYPKSTQLPNGRLVASFERATVVPASGGATGLTLPIYASDDYGDTWAPLAEVPAPAYLSDDPEVAQYTSNWTNPNLYVLPETVGDLEEGTLLLSSIVSGEDRYYTERKAADPSWVPNNDGDRENLAIALYSSTDDGATWAFEHIVAEGGWQGGSAGATGSNVSTANLHRQVDPLWEPHLMVHDGELIVYYSDENDYLSVDPTTGVPVINPANDTATDSHGQVLVHRTWDGTAAPWSEPVIDVAGLTEDVAGTSQIGGGRPGMTTVVPTTDGKWLMTFEYFGGGANTRFKIADDPREFGSAPSDVGLGVNQLPVAPGSRTLAMGGSPVLLHLEDGRLVYNASGSGSIWVNESGRSDGRWVEYQTTLGSGYSRNLQYVEGTGQLLILQGTWGGPTSSAVLRFAHVDIGDSDGAYYQLVNRATGQVLGTGDSVNDANLGSFDEPDVQLEAAGSATVPDTQYWRPVTKPGGAVTLLNAAGGRAAAIWTGNPSVGQRVGQWVDDSVGGSWRLVDGEEGHVRLQVASNSGRYLTGSAPDAPVTIQNATTDGTQDWQLVRRAPSATDLTPARADADLVVPTTVDAGAAIELDAARFTPTGLPRNADVEGEVYVIVGDDTVPLGAVAFDGEQRGSITLPSDLEPGTAVRLAVVFERTATIWDEVTIEGDETISFVDVTPSTQFSFEISWLAQQGISTGWVTGSGEREFRPLSPINRDAMAAFLYREAGSPEFQAPKTSPFVDVATDDLFYDEIAWLAEQEITTGWVTASGEREFRPLSPINRDAMAAFLYRAAGSPAFEAPETSPFVDVATDNQYYAEISWLAHEEIATGWKGNDGTSLFQPLVPINRDAMAAFLYRFAHLAE; the protein is encoded by the coding sequence ATGCCGCGCACGCAGACCCGCACCCGCGTCCTCGCACGCACGTCCGCCGTCGTCGCGGCGATCGCCCTCGCGGCCACGACCGCCGTCAGCGCGGCGGCCTACACGCCGACGGGAGGCACGCTCTACCAACTGCCCGACACCGCCGACTGCCTCAAGGGCCGCGGCAACTGCGCCGTCTACCCGAAATCGACGCAGCTGCCGAACGGTCGCCTGGTCGCCTCCTTCGAGCGGGCGACCGTGGTCCCCGCCTCGGGCGGGGCCACCGGCCTGACGCTGCCGATCTACGCCTCGGACGACTACGGCGACACGTGGGCCCCGCTGGCTGAGGTCCCCGCCCCGGCGTACCTGTCCGACGACCCCGAGGTCGCGCAATACACGAGCAACTGGACCAACCCGAACCTCTACGTGCTCCCCGAGACCGTCGGCGACCTCGAGGAGGGGACGCTCCTGCTGTCCTCGATCGTCTCCGGCGAGGACCGGTACTACACCGAGCGCAAGGCCGCCGACCCCTCGTGGGTCCCGAACAACGACGGTGACCGCGAGAACCTCGCGATCGCGCTGTACTCCAGCACCGACGACGGCGCCACGTGGGCCTTCGAGCACATCGTGGCGGAGGGCGGGTGGCAGGGCGGCAGCGCCGGCGCGACCGGCTCCAACGTCTCGACCGCGAACCTCCACCGCCAGGTCGACCCGCTCTGGGAGCCGCACCTGATGGTGCACGACGGCGAGCTGATCGTGTACTACTCCGACGAGAACGACTACCTCTCGGTGGACCCGACGACGGGCGTGCCGGTGATCAACCCGGCGAACGACACCGCCACGGACTCCCACGGCCAGGTGCTCGTCCACCGCACGTGGGACGGCACCGCCGCGCCGTGGAGCGAGCCGGTGATCGACGTCGCCGGTCTGACCGAGGACGTCGCGGGCACGTCGCAGATCGGTGGCGGCCGTCCCGGCATGACCACGGTCGTCCCGACGACCGACGGCAAGTGGCTGATGACCTTCGAGTACTTCGGTGGTGGGGCCAACACCCGGTTCAAGATCGCCGACGATCCGCGCGAGTTCGGCTCGGCGCCGAGCGACGTGGGGCTCGGTGTCAACCAGCTCCCGGTCGCCCCGGGATCGCGCACGCTCGCGATGGGCGGCAGCCCGGTCCTCCTGCACCTCGAGGACGGCCGTCTGGTCTACAACGCGTCCGGCAGCGGCAGCATCTGGGTGAACGAGTCCGGCCGGAGCGACGGCCGGTGGGTCGAATACCAGACCACCCTCGGCTCGGGCTACAGCCGCAACCTCCAGTACGTCGAGGGCACCGGTCAGCTGCTCATCCTCCAGGGCACGTGGGGCGGCCCGACCAGCTCGGCCGTGCTCCGGTTCGCGCACGTCGACATCGGTGACTCCGACGGCGCCTACTACCAGCTCGTGAACCGTGCGACCGGTCAGGTGCTCGGCACGGGCGACTCGGTCAACGACGCCAACCTCGGCTCCTTCGACGAGCCGGACGTGCAGCTCGAGGCCGCCGGCTCGGCCACCGTTCCCGACACGCAGTACTGGCGTCCGGTGACCAAGCCGGGCGGCGCGGTGACGCTCCTCAATGCCGCCGGCGGTCGCGCCGCGGCCATCTGGACCGGCAACCCGAGCGTCGGCCAGCGCGTCGGTCAGTGGGTCGACGACTCAGTCGGCGGCTCGTGGCGACTGGTCGACGGCGAGGAGGGCCACGTCCGCCTGCAGGTCGCCTCGAACAGCGGCCGCTACCTCACGGGCTCGGCGCCCGACGCCCCGGTGACGATCCAGAACGCCACCACCGACGGCACCCAGGACTGGCAGCTGGTGCGCCGTGCACCGTCGGCCACCGACCTCACGCCGGCCCGGGCGGACGCCGATCTCGTCGTGCCGACCACGGTCGACGCCGGGGCGGCGATCGAGCTCGACGCCGCCCGGTTCACCCCGACGGGGCTGCCGCGCAACGCGGACGTCGAGGGTGAGGTCTACGTGATCGTCGGGGACGACACCGTCCCGCTGGGAGCGGTGGCGTTCGACGGCGAGCAGCGCGGCAGCATCACGCTCCCGAGCGACCTCGAGCCCGGGACGGCGGTCCGGCTCGCCGTGGTCTTCGAGCGGACGGCGACGATCTGGGACGAGGTCACGATCGAGGGTGACGAGACGATCAGCTTCGTCGACGTCACCCCGAGCACGCAGTTCTCGTTCGAGATCAGCTGGCTCGCGCAGCAGGGGATCTCCACAGGATGGGTCACGGGTTCGGGGGAGCGGGAGTTCCGTCCGCTCAGCCCGATCAACCGTGACGCGATGGCGGCGTTCCTCTACCGCGAGGCAGGCTCGCCCGAGTTCCAGGCGCCGAAGACCTCGCCGTTCGTCGACGTGGCCACGGACGACCTGTTCTACGACGAGATCGCCTGGCTGGCCGAGCAGGAGATCACCACGGGGTGGGTCACGGCGAGCGGGGAGCGGGAGTTCCGTCCGCTCAGCCCGATCAACCGCGACGCAATGGCGGCGTTCCTCTACCGCGCGGCCGGTTCGCCCGCCTTCGAGGCGCCGGAGACCTCGCCGTTCGTCGACGTGGCCACGGACAACCAGTACTACGCGGAGATCTCCTGGCTCGCTCACGAGGAGATCGCGACCGGGTGGAAGGGCAACGACGGGACGTCCCTGTTCCAGCCCCTCGTCCCGATCAACCGGGACGCCATGGCGGCGTTCCTCTACCGCTTCGCCCACCTGGCGGAGTAG
- a CDS encoding ABC transporter substrate-binding protein has protein sequence MTTTSHARRRVAAATLAAAVGLTLAACSPGGSDGDAGGGDASAEALDAALEEGGELTYWTWTPAGEAQAEAFMAEHPNVTVEVVNAGTATDQYTTLQNAIQAGSGAPDVAQIEYYAIQQFSLTDGLLDLTPYGFGDLEDDYTASTWESVSQGGGIFGLPQDSGPLVMLYNAAVFEKFGLDVPATWDEYVAAGEALHAADPSRYITSDGGDPGFAQPLIWQAGGRPYQVEGDTVTVDLQDEGTQRWADMWNQLLQPGLLSDVPTWSDDWYRSLNDGSIATIITGAWMPGMMEASVPDGAGDWQVAPVPSYDGATETAENGGSAQSVIKQTDSPALAAAFLRWLNNGDGVEVFLEGGGFPATTADLNDEEFLAWAPEYFRGQEVNKVLVEASDNVASGWQYLPFQVYANSIFGDTVGSSYTSDADLNLGLTDWQQSIVSYGNEQGFTVEEGN, from the coding sequence GTGACCACGACATCCCACGCTCGCCGCAGGGTCGCAGCAGCCACCCTCGCGGCCGCGGTCGGCCTCACCCTCGCCGCCTGCAGCCCCGGCGGTTCCGACGGCGACGCCGGTGGCGGCGACGCCTCCGCCGAGGCACTCGACGCCGCCCTCGAGGAGGGCGGAGAGCTCACCTACTGGACGTGGACCCCCGCCGGCGAGGCTCAGGCCGAGGCGTTCATGGCCGAGCACCCGAACGTCACCGTCGAGGTGGTCAACGCCGGGACCGCCACCGACCAGTACACGACGCTGCAGAACGCCATCCAGGCCGGCAGCGGCGCCCCTGACGTCGCGCAGATCGAGTACTACGCGATCCAGCAGTTCTCCCTCACCGACGGTCTGCTCGACCTGACGCCCTACGGCTTCGGTGACCTCGAGGACGACTACACCGCCTCCACCTGGGAGTCGGTCAGCCAGGGCGGCGGCATCTTCGGCCTGCCCCAGGACTCGGGGCCGCTCGTCATGCTCTACAACGCCGCCGTGTTCGAGAAGTTCGGGCTCGACGTCCCGGCGACGTGGGACGAGTACGTCGCCGCGGGCGAGGCGCTGCACGCCGCCGACCCGAGCCGCTACATCACCTCCGACGGCGGTGACCCCGGCTTCGCGCAGCCGCTCATCTGGCAGGCCGGCGGCCGCCCCTACCAGGTCGAGGGCGACACGGTCACCGTGGACCTGCAGGACGAGGGCACGCAGCGCTGGGCCGACATGTGGAACCAGCTCCTCCAGCCGGGCCTCCTGTCCGACGTGCCCACCTGGAGCGACGACTGGTACCGCAGCCTGAACGACGGCTCGATCGCCACGATCATCACGGGCGCCTGGATGCCCGGGATGATGGAGGCCTCCGTGCCCGACGGCGCCGGAGACTGGCAGGTCGCCCCCGTCCCGAGCTACGACGGGGCCACCGAGACCGCCGAGAACGGCGGCAGCGCCCAGTCCGTGATCAAGCAGACCGACAGCCCCGCGCTGGCCGCCGCGTTCCTGCGCTGGCTGAACAACGGCGACGGCGTCGAGGTCTTCCTCGAGGGTGGCGGGTTCCCCGCCACCACCGCCGACCTGAACGACGAGGAGTTCCTGGCCTGGGCGCCGGAGTACTTCCGCGGCCAGGAGGTCAACAAGGTCCTCGTCGAGGCCTCGGACAACGTCGCCTCGGGCTGGCAGTACCTGCCGTTCCAGGTCTACGCCAACAGCATCTTCGGGGACACCGTCGGAAGCTCCTACACGAGCGACGCGGACCTCAACCTCGGTCTCACGGACTGGCAGCAGAGCATCGTGAGCTACGGCAACGAGCAGGGCTTCACCGTCGAGGAAGGCAACTGA
- a CDS encoding beta-galactosidase codes for MSTTTQTTASPGIHLGVAYYPEYHQTDRLHLDLDLMVEAGITLIRVGESVWSTWEPSDGVFDLEWLAPVLDAAHERGLAVILGTPTYAVPPWLQVSYPEIAGERRTGERIPWGARQEVDYTHPAFRFHAERVIRKVVARYAEHPAVIGFQVDNEPGLELFHNHGVFTRFVRHLRATYGDAETLNREWGLTYWSHRIADFSELWRPDGNSFPQYDLAWRRFQAQQTTEFIAWQAGIVREYSTDDQFVMTCLQYPRRGVDDREVFEALDVTAGNPYYGMQDRLEHGVERSQLNYWTTTGVAGLLRQADRLFSSKQARYLVTETNAQAIDDSSHSFPPYPGQLRQAAFAFISRGASTIEYWHWHTLPYGAETYWGGVLPHSLVPGRVYGEVSELGSQLAAVGPRTEGFEPDADVAVLWSVPSRYGLQFMPPFAVDGAGDEESYEHIVDPFYRGVVDAGRQARILHLEQALALGAEALVTRFPVLIAAGAYVATDAELDLLREYAALGGHLVLGPRTGYADHEARARVAVSPPRLTEAAGVSYEEYSNLEDDIELLATGDALTLPAGGRARLWVDGLRPDTGETLATYAHPRFGDFAAITTNAHGSGRVTTVGFVPDPAAAAALVRWASPAALVDQLLLDPPASVTVTSGANARGERLWFVFGWSWEAQSLALRPEADLVDAISGERCDPAQPLVLAPWDVRVLVGPGSHP; via the coding sequence ATGTCGACGACGACGCAGACCACCGCCTCCCCCGGGATCCACCTCGGGGTCGCCTACTACCCCGAGTACCACCAGACCGACCGCCTGCACCTCGACCTGGACCTCATGGTCGAGGCCGGCATCACGCTGATCCGGGTGGGCGAGTCCGTGTGGTCCACCTGGGAGCCGTCCGACGGCGTCTTCGACCTCGAGTGGCTGGCCCCGGTGCTGGACGCCGCGCACGAGCGGGGCCTCGCCGTCATCCTCGGGACCCCCACCTACGCCGTGCCGCCGTGGCTCCAGGTCAGCTACCCGGAGATCGCCGGGGAGCGACGCACGGGGGAGCGGATCCCGTGGGGCGCCCGCCAGGAGGTCGACTACACCCACCCGGCGTTCCGCTTCCACGCCGAGCGGGTGATCCGCAAGGTGGTCGCCCGGTACGCCGAGCACCCCGCCGTCATCGGCTTCCAGGTCGACAACGAGCCGGGCCTCGAGCTCTTCCACAACCACGGTGTCTTCACGCGGTTCGTGCGCCACCTCAGGGCGACCTACGGCGACGCCGAGACGCTGAACCGCGAGTGGGGCCTGACCTACTGGTCGCACCGGATCGCGGACTTCTCCGAGCTGTGGCGTCCGGACGGCAACTCCTTCCCGCAGTACGACCTCGCGTGGCGCCGCTTCCAGGCGCAGCAGACCACCGAGTTCATCGCGTGGCAGGCCGGGATCGTCCGCGAGTACTCCACGGACGACCAGTTCGTGATGACTTGCCTGCAGTACCCGCGCCGCGGCGTCGACGACCGCGAGGTGTTCGAGGCGCTCGACGTCACGGCAGGCAACCCGTACTACGGCATGCAGGACCGGCTCGAGCACGGCGTCGAGCGCTCGCAGCTGAACTACTGGACGACCACCGGCGTGGCCGGGCTGCTGCGGCAGGCCGACCGTCTGTTCTCCTCCAAGCAGGCCCGCTACCTCGTCACCGAGACCAACGCGCAGGCCATCGACGACTCCTCCCACAGCTTCCCGCCCTACCCGGGCCAGCTGCGCCAGGCGGCGTTCGCCTTCATCTCGCGCGGCGCCTCCACGATCGAGTACTGGCACTGGCACACGCTGCCCTACGGCGCCGAGACCTACTGGGGCGGCGTGCTGCCGCACAGCCTCGTGCCCGGCCGGGTGTACGGCGAGGTGAGCGAGCTCGGGAGCCAGCTGGCCGCCGTCGGACCGCGCACGGAGGGCTTCGAGCCCGACGCCGACGTGGCCGTCCTCTGGTCCGTGCCGAGCCGCTACGGCCTGCAGTTCATGCCCCCGTTCGCGGTCGACGGCGCCGGGGACGAGGAGTCCTACGAGCACATCGTCGACCCGTTCTACCGCGGGGTCGTCGACGCCGGCCGGCAGGCTCGTATCCTCCATCTCGAGCAGGCGCTGGCGCTCGGTGCCGAGGCGCTCGTTACCCGCTTCCCCGTGCTGATCGCGGCGGGCGCGTACGTCGCGACCGACGCCGAGCTCGACCTGCTCCGCGAGTACGCGGCCCTCGGCGGCCACCTGGTGCTCGGTCCCCGGACCGGCTACGCCGACCACGAGGCCCGCGCCCGGGTGGCGGTCAGCCCTCCCCGGCTCACCGAGGCGGCCGGCGTCAGCTACGAGGAGTACTCCAACCTGGAGGACGACATCGAGCTGCTCGCCACCGGCGACGCGCTCACCCTCCCGGCCGGTGGCCGCGCCCGCCTGTGGGTCGACGGCCTCCGGCCGGACACCGGCGAGACGCTCGCCACCTACGCCCACCCCCGGTTCGGCGACTTCGCCGCGATCACCACGAACGCGCACGGTTCCGGGCGGGTCACGACCGTCGGCTTCGTCCCGGACCCGGCGGCCGCGGCGGCGCTCGTGCGCTGGGCCTCCCCGGCGGCGCTCGTCGACCAGCTCCTCCTCGACCCGCCCGCCTCCGTGACCGTCACGTCCGGCGCGAACGCCCGGGGTGAACGCCTCTGGTTCGTCTTCGGCTGGTCGTGGGAGGCGCAGAGCCTCGCCCTGCGTCCCGAGGCCGACCTCGTCGACGCGATCTCGGGGGAGCGGTGCGACCCCGCGCAGCCCCTCGTCCTCGCCCCCTGGGACGTTCGCGTCCTGGTGGGCCCCGGCTCCCACCCCTGA
- a CDS encoding LacI family DNA-binding transcriptional regulator, whose protein sequence is MTTESTRGTRKPATIYDIAREAGVSHQTVSRYIRGYAGIMPATREKVAQAIQTLDYRPNLTARSLTTGRSHRIGALTHELGQVGPSHIVQGASDAAREAGYLLDIVALDASDPAAIQSALTLLMQHDLAGILALVSTDEMRRAFDRTQFVVPAVVAGESDESVAATRSQLTAVGVPALLTHLAELGHRQVIHIAGPDAWSAARNRSRAFEAAAETLGVTIVRTVQGDWSASSGYEAIIGLDPATIPTALVAANDQMALGAMLALSEHGLRVPEDVSVTGIDDIPEAAYLNPPLTTLRLDFHADGAEAVTRLVDTIEGRETRAPHGLVSELVLRRSTAPSKTRN, encoded by the coding sequence ATGACGACGGAGTCGACGCGCGGGACCCGGAAGCCGGCGACGATCTACGACATCGCGCGCGAGGCCGGCGTCTCCCACCAGACCGTGAGCCGCTACATCCGTGGATACGCCGGCATCATGCCCGCCACTCGCGAGAAGGTTGCGCAGGCGATCCAGACTCTTGACTACCGCCCCAACCTCACGGCTCGTTCGCTTACCACCGGACGGTCTCACCGCATCGGAGCGCTCACCCACGAGCTGGGCCAGGTGGGGCCGAGTCACATCGTGCAAGGAGCGAGCGACGCCGCTCGGGAAGCCGGCTACCTGCTCGACATCGTCGCTCTGGACGCTAGCGATCCCGCCGCCATTCAGAGCGCCCTCACCCTTCTCATGCAGCACGATCTCGCGGGGATTCTCGCTCTCGTCTCCACCGACGAGATGCGCCGCGCCTTCGACCGAACTCAATTTGTCGTACCTGCCGTTGTCGCGGGCGAGTCGGACGAGAGCGTCGCGGCAACCCGGTCGCAGCTCACCGCGGTCGGAGTTCCCGCACTGCTCACACACCTCGCCGAGCTCGGCCACCGCCAGGTGATCCACATCGCGGGACCCGATGCCTGGTCTGCCGCCAGGAACCGCTCACGAGCCTTCGAGGCCGCTGCCGAGACCCTCGGTGTGACGATCGTGCGCACGGTCCAGGGAGACTGGTCAGCATCCTCGGGCTACGAGGCGATCATCGGACTGGATCCCGCGACGATCCCGACGGCGCTCGTGGCGGCGAACGACCAGATGGCACTCGGAGCCATGCTGGCACTTAGCGAGCACGGACTGCGCGTGCCCGAAGATGTGAGCGTCACCGGCATCGACGACATTCCCGAAGCCGCCTATCTCAACCCTCCCCTGACGACCCTTCGGCTCGACTTCCACGCCGACGGCGCCGAGGCCGTCACCCGACTCGTCGACACGATCGAAGGCCGGGAGACCCGAGCGCCGCACGGCCTGGTGTCAGAGCTCGTCCTGCGTCGATCCACGGCACCCTCGAAAACCAGGAACTAG
- a CDS encoding nuclear transport factor 2 family protein, with protein MTTDTPDTASSRATAKKFLQHMLEGDTQALLDLFHEDGTWQIMGETDGFTLLSTHPKAEIAALMHTVASAIAVPHDLTVGDILADGDRAAVEIHPTAQAVNGHRYDNHILFLFHVRAGRIHSLKEYLDTRHLEKITSTRRVEVLP; from the coding sequence ATGACCACTGACACCCCGGACACCGCAAGCTCTCGCGCCACCGCCAAGAAGTTTCTTCAACACATGCTCGAGGGGGACACCCAGGCCCTGCTTGATCTGTTCCACGAGGACGGAACCTGGCAGATCATGGGCGAAACCGACGGGTTCACCCTCCTGAGCACCCACCCCAAGGCCGAGATCGCTGCCCTGATGCACACCGTCGCTTCGGCCATCGCCGTTCCGCACGACCTCACCGTTGGCGACATCCTGGCCGACGGCGACCGGGCCGCGGTCGAGATCCACCCCACCGCCCAGGCCGTCAACGGACACCGCTACGACAACCACATCCTCTTCCTCTTCCACGTCAGGGCCGGCCGAATCCACTCGCTCAAGGAGTACCTCGACACCCGGCACCTCGAAAAGATCACAAGCACCCGACGGGTCGAGGTACTCCCATGA
- a CDS encoding LLM class flavin-dependent oxidoreductase, translating into MTLKLSVLDLAPVAPHQSIGESLAASVTLAQQAEASGYSRVWYAEHHNMPNIASSATAVLIAHIAAHTRHIRVGAGGVMLPNHSPLVVAEQFGTLEALHPGRIDLGLGRAAGSDALTSAALRRRPSAADDFPQDVRELQGLLSDTPPVPGVQAIPGSGTHVPLYILGTSLFGAVLAARLGLPYAFASHFAPSLLHEAAETYRTHFEPSPQTPRPYLIAGVNVIAADTREEAFAIRLKIRRDAAAALARPGQDVDEDTADALLRGPADAHFDQLMHYTAVGDTTDVATYLRDFAASIRADELITAHQAPTLDQRLRSLALAAQGTGVTPSTT; encoded by the coding sequence GTGACTCTCAAGCTGTCCGTCCTCGACCTCGCCCCCGTGGCCCCACACCAGAGCATCGGTGAGAGCCTCGCCGCCAGCGTCACCCTCGCCCAGCAGGCCGAAGCATCGGGATACTCCCGCGTCTGGTACGCCGAGCACCACAACATGCCCAACATCGCCTCCTCGGCCACCGCCGTCCTGATCGCCCACATCGCCGCCCACACCCGCCACATCCGTGTGGGCGCCGGCGGGGTCATGCTCCCCAACCACTCGCCCCTGGTCGTGGCCGAGCAGTTCGGCACCCTCGAAGCGCTCCACCCCGGACGCATCGACCTCGGCCTGGGCCGGGCCGCAGGGTCCGACGCCCTCACCAGCGCAGCGCTGCGCCGCCGCCCCAGCGCAGCCGACGACTTTCCCCAGGACGTCCGAGAACTCCAGGGACTACTCAGCGACACCCCGCCGGTGCCGGGAGTTCAGGCCATCCCGGGAAGTGGGACCCACGTCCCGCTCTACATCCTGGGAACCTCACTCTTCGGCGCCGTCCTCGCCGCCCGCCTCGGCCTTCCCTACGCCTTCGCCAGCCACTTCGCTCCCTCGCTCCTCCACGAGGCCGCCGAGACCTACCGCACCCACTTCGAACCCTCACCCCAAACCCCACGTCCCTACCTGATCGCAGGGGTCAACGTCATCGCTGCCGACACTCGCGAGGAAGCCTTCGCCATCCGCCTGAAGATCCGGCGCGACGCCGCCGCGGCCCTGGCGCGGCCCGGTCAGGACGTGGACGAAGACACCGCCGACGCACTTCTACGGGGACCCGCCGATGCCCACTTCGACCAACTGATGCACTACACCGCCGTCGGCGACACCACCGACGTCGCAACGTACCTGCGCGACTTCGCCGCGAGCATCCGAGCCGACGAGCTCATCACCGCCCACCAAGCACCCACCCTGGACCAGCGCCTGCGCTCACTTGCCCTCGCCGCCCAGGGCACGGGAGTCACCCCCTCCACGACCTGA
- a CDS encoding MDR family MFS transporter yields the protein MALSATEDDQHALTNVAASSDRLPRPLKLVIGLLLAGAFVMILNETIMSVALPTLMVEFSVDAATAQWLTTGYLLTMAVVIPTTGLMLQRYSTRAVFVAALTLFTIGTLLCAVAPSFSLLVAGRVVQAIGTAIILPLMTTTVLTLVPVSRRGSTMGLISIVIAVAPAVGPTFSGFILDSLGWQWMFLTVLPIALVVLAVGAVLVKDFSARRSTPFDALSVVLSAVGFGGLVFGLSAIGKGGSTQGSMSPIVPLIAGVVALAVFVLRQISLQRRDAALLDLRPFRVRAFSLGIVMIMVSMLGLFGTLILLPIYLQQVMGLGTLQTGLALLPGGLAMGILAPFVGRAYDRIGPRPLVVPGSFVVALALLGMYLLNDSSTLTQIITTHVVLNIGLGLVMTPLLTTTLGSLRSELYSHGSAITNTLQQLAGAAGTALFITVMTAVSNSALSEGTDPVAAQAAGIHAAFLWGAVLAAIAALLSFTVKRAANPAPSAPCTSSKQTRDPPSTSQPIQEMP from the coding sequence TTGGCTCTCTCTGCCACCGAGGACGACCAGCACGCGCTCACAAATGTCGCCGCTTCGTCCGATCGACTGCCCCGCCCGCTGAAGCTGGTCATCGGCCTGCTGCTGGCCGGCGCATTCGTGATGATCCTCAACGAGACGATCATGAGCGTGGCGCTGCCGACGCTGATGGTGGAGTTCTCGGTGGACGCAGCCACCGCCCAGTGGTTGACGACCGGGTACCTGCTGACGATGGCCGTGGTCATCCCCACGACAGGGCTGATGCTCCAGCGCTACTCCACCCGGGCTGTCTTCGTCGCCGCTCTGACCCTGTTCACGATCGGGACGCTGCTGTGCGCTGTCGCCCCCTCCTTCTCCCTCCTGGTTGCCGGCCGCGTCGTCCAGGCGATCGGGACCGCGATCATCCTGCCGCTGATGACCACGACCGTGCTGACGCTCGTGCCGGTCTCTCGGCGCGGCAGCACGATGGGGCTGATCTCGATCGTGATCGCGGTGGCGCCCGCCGTCGGGCCGACGTTCTCGGGCTTCATCCTGGACTCGCTCGGCTGGCAGTGGATGTTCCTGACCGTGCTGCCGATCGCTCTGGTCGTGCTGGCCGTCGGCGCAGTCCTGGTCAAGGACTTCTCCGCTCGCCGCAGCACGCCCTTCGATGCACTGTCGGTGGTCCTATCCGCCGTCGGTTTCGGTGGCCTGGTCTTCGGGCTGAGTGCGATCGGTAAGGGCGGATCCACCCAGGGCTCGATGTCTCCGATCGTCCCGCTCATCGCCGGCGTCGTGGCCCTTGCGGTGTTCGTCCTGCGTCAGATCTCACTTCAGCGACGAGACGCGGCGCTGCTCGATCTGCGTCCGTTCCGGGTACGGGCCTTCTCCCTCGGGATCGTGATGATCATGGTCTCGATGCTCGGCCTGTTCGGAACGTTGATCCTGCTGCCGATCTACCTCCAGCAGGTCATGGGGCTCGGGACCCTCCAGACCGGCCTTGCCCTGCTGCCTGGTGGTCTGGCCATGGGCATCCTCGCCCCGTTCGTCGGTCGGGCCTACGACCGCATCGGCCCTCGACCGCTGGTGGTGCCGGGATCCTTCGTCGTGGCCCTGGCACTGCTGGGGATGTACCTGCTCAACGACTCCAGCACCCTCACGCAGATCATCACGACCCACGTCGTCCTCAACATCGGTCTCGGCCTGGTGATGACGCCACTGCTGACCACCACCCTCGGATCACTTCGCAGCGAGCTCTACTCCCACGGCAGCGCCATCACCAACACCCTCCAGCAGCTCGCGGGCGCAGCCGGCACCGCCCTGTTCATCACCGTCATGACTGCGGTCTCCAACTCGGCCCTCTCGGAGGGGACAGACCCGGTCGCCGCACAGGCCGCCGGGATTCACGCTGCCTTCCTGTGGGGCGCCGTCCTGGCCGCGATCGCGGCGCTCCTGTCCTTCACCGTCAAGAGGGCCGCCAACCCCGCCCCATCGGCGCCGTGCACTAGCTCGAAGCAGACACGCGACCCTCCCTCGACCAGTCAACCCATCCAGGAGATGCCGTGA
- a CDS encoding TetR family transcriptional regulator gives MTTTSPLRDVARRAVHAEIASTAERLFREHGFDATTVDQIAAAVGMSQRTFFRHVGGKDDLVLSTFVEQGQAMVEAVAARPDDEDLWVSLRHGFAPAIAFHNDAAGQERAMLMWSIVESSPTLRAAYLERMETVQRQLIECLASRSDAPERPVVCAVVGAAFAALNATQGQCDHLRTSSQVATELDAVMGALTPRISRA, from the coding sequence ATGACGACGACCTCACCACTCCGCGACGTCGCGCGCCGAGCAGTCCACGCTGAGATTGCCTCGACTGCCGAGCGGCTCTTCCGTGAGCACGGCTTCGACGCCACGACCGTGGACCAGATCGCCGCAGCCGTGGGGATGTCACAGCGCACGTTCTTCAGGCACGTGGGCGGCAAGGACGACCTCGTGCTGTCCACGTTCGTCGAGCAGGGGCAAGCGATGGTCGAGGCTGTCGCCGCTCGGCCCGATGACGAGGACCTGTGGGTCTCGCTGCGTCACGGCTTCGCCCCGGCGATCGCATTCCACAACGACGCCGCCGGCCAGGAGCGGGCGATGCTGATGTGGTCGATCGTGGAGTCCAGCCCGACCCTCCGGGCTGCCTACCTGGAACGGATGGAGACCGTGCAGCGCCAGCTCATCGAGTGCCTGGCCTCGCGGAGCGACGCACCCGAGCGACCCGTCGTCTGCGCAGTCGTGGGCGCCGCCTTCGCCGCCCTGAATGCTACGCAGGGCCAATGCGACCACCTGCGAACCTCGAGCCAGGTGGCCACAGAGCTCGACGCCGTGATGGGGGCGCTCACCCCGCGCATCTCACGCGCCTGA